The DNA sequence GTATGAGCATAAATATTAGCCATTACAGAATAAACCCCGCCATCCTCAGGCTTTATCTTCATGATTTGCTGTGCTGCTTTCTTTGCAACCTCAACGTTTCCATGGATCCTACACCCACCCAGCAACCCACCCCACGCAAACACATCTCCACCACTTGGCATCCCTTTTATCATCTCAACAGCCTCTTCAAGCAACCCTGCTCTCCCCAACATATCAGCCATGCACCCATAATGCTTGTGCTCTCTACCAACCCCATACACACTTTCCATGTCATTGAAAAGCTTTCTTGCTTCATCAACCAGACCTGCATGGCTGCACCCCACCAGAACACCCAGGAAGGTGATCCCATCTGGCTTCACTCCTGCAGCAATCATCCTAGAGAAATAATCCAGCAAAGTTGAACCTTTACCATGAATTGCAAGCCCAATAAGCATGGCATTCCACGTGAACACATCTTTATAATTGCATGACTCGAACGCATCCCTTGCGTTCTCAAGACAGCCACACTTTGCATACAGGTCCACCAACCCAGTGGCCAGATACGAATCAATCCGAATCCCATTCCTTGTAATGTAATCATGCACTATCCTACCCTGTTCCAACTCTCCCGTTTGAGCACAAGATGAGAGAACATTTACCAGAGCTATATTATCTGGGCTAATCCCCAATCCAATCATCTCATTAAACAAATCAATGGCTTCATAACACAGCTTCGCGTTGCTATAACCGGCAATCATGGTGCCCCAAGACACAGAATCTCGTTCTGGCATTTCGTCGAACAGTTCCCGCGCGCGCGTAGTCTCACCAATTTTAACGAACCCATGAACCATGGCATTATAAGAGACAACATCCCTGTGAGAACTCTCGTTGAACAGCTTGTGGGCATCGTGGACGCGGCGATGGAGGGAGTAAACGCATATGAGGGCGTTGAGGGAGAAAGGATCGGCAAGAAAGCCGAATTTGAAGGCCTGGGAGTGTAGCGAGAGGGCGATGGagatggaagaagaagaagggaggaGGGAACATGCCTTGATCGCAAAAGGGAATGTGTGGAAGTCAGGGGCGAGGGAGAGGCGGCGGAGGGTGACGAAGTTGTAGAGGGCGGAGGAAGGGGAGGAGAGGAGGGTGTGGATTCTGATAAGGTTGTTGTAAGAGAATGTGTTGGGGTTTGCGATGGAGTGGAAAAGGGAGAGTGCGTAGGTTAACGAAGAAATGGAATCGGTACAAGTGTTGGCGTTGGGGATTAAGTTTGTGAGGGTGACGAGGATGTTGTTGAGGATGGTTACGGGGTTTAGGGGCAATGCTCCGGTGGTGATGATGTAGGCGTGGACCTGCTGGAGTTGTCTTATGTTTCTGCATTGCTTGATCATGGCTAATGCTGTT is a window from the Arachis stenosperma cultivar V10309 chromosome 3, arast.V10309.gnm1.PFL2, whole genome shotgun sequence genome containing:
- the LOC130967882 gene encoding pentatricopeptide repeat-containing protein At5g61800, which produces MTRNHVGFARAGSNPAVHVFLFPPDISTCKCISPFLPIPWMTKPRLNATALAMIKQCRNIRQLQQVHAYIITTGALPLNPVTILNNILVTLTNLIPNANTCTDSISSLTYALSLFHSIANPNTFSYNNLIRIHTLLSSPSSALYNFVTLRRLSLAPDFHTFPFAIKACSLLPSSSSISIALSLHSQAFKFGFLADPFSLNALICVYSLHRRVHDAHKLFNESSHRDVVSYNAMVHGFVKIGETTRARELFDEMPERDSVSWGTMIAGYSNAKLCYEAIDLFNEMIGLGISPDNIALVNVLSSCAQTGELEQGRIVHDYITRNGIRIDSYLATGLVDLYAKCGCLENARDAFESCNYKDVFTWNAMLIGLAIHGKGSTLLDYFSRMIAAGVKPDGITFLGVLVGCSHAGLVDEARKLFNDMESVYGVGREHKHYGCMADMLGRAGLLEEAVEMIKGMPSGGDVFAWGGLLGGCRIHGNVEVAKKAAQQIMKIKPEDGGVYSVMANIYAHTEQWDDLAKIRRSFGGNRRAKKINGLSSVRLDDVN